The DNA segment TGAAGATGTCTATGGCAGACTGACACCGCCGCCTGACGGAAGTCAGTTGAAAATTATTCCTGATGAATCGGTGGAAATGCTTGAAGACGGTATTTCCTACAAAGCTAAGGCGACTGGAGTTGTTGATTTAAAGGACGGAGTTCTTTCGGTCTGTGATATTCTGGTGACAAAAGGAGATGTGGATTACTCCACAGGAAATATCAGACTAGAAACCGGATCCGTACATGTAAACGGGAATATCCGTGAGGGATTCACCGTAGAAGTTCCTGATCACATATTGGTCAGGCAGACCATTGAAGATGCACTGGTTCTTGCCGGCAGGGACATAGAAGTGAACGGAGGCATTGTCATGGGTGGCCGGGGACAGGTAAAATGCAAAGGCTGTATCACAGCTCATTTTGCCGCCAATGCCCACATAGAATGTGCCGGAGATTTGAGTATAAAAAGCGAGCTCAGCAATTCAAAGGTCAGAGCCAAAGGCATGGTTTTCGCCATATCCGGAAAAGGTGTTATACAGGGAGGTTCAATCGCCTCATATACAGGTGTGGAAGCGAATGAAATAGGGTCTGACATCGGAGTAAAGACGGTTGTCTCCATTATCAGCGAACCTCCGGACACTAAGCATCTGGTTGAAAAGCGTGAAGCACTGCGTGGAAGTCTTCTTAAAATAAATAAATCCATAGGAGAAGAGCCGGATGATATTATTCTGGCAGCGACCGCCGAAGATAAAAAGGAAATGATGCAGCAGGTACTGCTGGTACGCGCCCAGACTAAAATGAAGCTCAAAAATATACGCCGCAGCTTATCTGCAGAACTCAACGCCTACTATAATGCTCTTGAAAAGCGATCCATAAAAGTCAGGCGTGTGGCCTATCCCGGACTGGTTATCCGCATAGGAGGCAAATCACTGCAACTGGAAAAGCCCCTTAACCGTGTCCGCTTTTACTTTGATGCCACCAAAAAAGAAATAGTTGCGGGCGACCTTTAAATCAGCCCTTCAAGTTCACTAACGGCCCGGATGCCGGAAAATAGAAATCAAAACTTTTGTTCTCGTATAAGTCCAGCAACTCAGAAGATTTTTCCAGCTCAATTTCAGTACGGGGCGAAGGTTCGGGCAGGAGTCTGTCAGGCAGTGAACTTTCATTAATAAGATAACTTTCCACCCCGTTTTTGAGAACTTTTCCGGTATTCTCATCCCATTCAGGAAATAGCCCCTGGTCCCCATTTTCAATAATTGAATTAACCCGGTCAGGTTCAGAGCCAAGAGCCTTATAAAAGGCATCAGAATCAAACCAGAGCATTTTGTCTTTTCCAGCTTCACGCAGCCCCATCCATTCCAGATCCGTACTGCGTTCTTCCAGCGGAGTACGCCAGATATCGCCGAAACCTTCCTGGAAAAGATCTTTGACCGGAAGATAATTTTTTCTGAAACTGTTGTACGATTCAGCTATGGAAGAAACAGCAGATTCCATTTTTTCGATAGCATCAACAACTTTTAAGGGCAGGGTCTCGCTGAAAGAATCTTCAAGCTCAATCTGCACCCGTCCTTTATCAAGTGAAAATAATCCCGGAGACCGGACCTCTTCGCTGCCGTTTATAATCATTCTGGAGTCAGATCCGGGCTGGGAGGTGATGCCGAGCTTTAGCTGATCCAGTGAAGTATCAGGTGAAAGCTCAAGCCGCTCACCTATTTTAGGATCGACCATTGAAATTTTAACCGCAAGGCCATCGGTCATGAAAAAATCATCACCACTGTAAACCTGTGAAGGCATGCGGGTATCAACCACTTCGGCGTCCAACCTTTCGGAAGCAGTCTCAACGGCATTAACAATGCTCCCTAAAACATCAGACCACTTATCCCCGTCTTCAACTGTAAAATTTACTGTGCCGCTTTCACTCCCGGCAGTATAACCAATGCTGTGCTCCCCGGCTTCCAGTGTTGAAGTGGCTTCCGATTCAAAACTCCCGCTCAGAAAAGTTGAAACAGAACCGGAGGAAATTCCTTCTATACTGTATAATTTTTTTTCGGCCGGACCTATTGCCGGTTCAGTGCTTTTAAGCTCAAGCGAAGAAATAAGCCCACCGGAGAGATCACGAAATCCAAGCTGACGGTCGCCGTATGCAGAGTTTACGGAAAAAACCAGAGCATCACCTGAACCAAGCAGATCATCCTGATTTATACCGGGATAATCTTTATTAACGACTGAAGCCTGAACGTGCAGACGGCTGCTATTAATAGCGTCCGCCACCATCTCCAGCACTTCACCGTTTTTCATACCATCGGTCACATCAAGGGTGAAAGTTTCAGACTCATCCCCCAGAGTCATCTGAAATTTATATGCTCTGTCATCCAGAACCGAGGTTATGCCGGAAGTAAACCCTCTGGAATACATCCGGTTATACTCAAGAATTTTGCCATTTGGTGAAAGACTCGCATTGATATGGCCGTCAAGGCCGGAATCCTGAGCTATAAGACGTTCCTGATTTAAACTGAATCCGGTATCAGGCCATTTAAAAGATGCAATTGAATTTTTCAGTTTATTCAACTGACGGCTGATTTCAACTGTGGCAGGACTGGCGGCTCTGTTATAAAAATTTCTAAGTAAGGGCTGCTTGAAGCGACTTTCACCATAATCATCGGTGAAAGCTTTCTTTTTGGTATCAGAGCCGGTGCTTTGACCCGTCTTTACGAGCTTTGTTCCGTCCAGAGTTATCCGATCCACAGCTCTCCTCTCTGTAGACAACATCATAAAGACACAACCCTTGTGGCGGGGCCGTGGCCGGTGCTTTGGTTCTATCCTTCCCCTCTATTAAATATCGGACAAAATCAGGCTCGGCTTTACCCCTGCCGATTTCAACAAGACATCCGACCATATTTCGAACCATCTGTTTTAAAAAACCTGTTCCACGAAATTCAAGGATATATTCGGAAGAAGACTCTCCCTGAGTTCTTTTTATTTCAAGGAGTGTCCGCACTGTGTCTTTGACAGGAGTTCCCACATTCTGAAAAGCCGCAAAATCGTGCTCGCCCAGAAAAAAAGCAGCAGCCTGATCAACTTTTTCAAAATCCAGAAATCCACAGTCCCAGACATATTTTCTACGCTGAGGGATAAGATATTTTCTATTGGTCCAGAGAGTGTAAGTGTATACTTTTTCCAGAGCATCGAATCTGGAATGAAATTCACTCGAAACATAGTCCGCTTCAAGCACTGAAATATCATCCGGGAGAATTGAATTCAAAGCCCTCTGCCATGGAATAGAGATTCTGCTCTCAGGTATATCAAGATGAACAGTCTGCGCCAGAGCATGAACTCCACTGTCTGTTCTTCCTGAACCATGCGCGCGTACAGGAGTTCCTGTAATACGGGAGACAGCCTTTTCCAGCTCACCCTGAACAGTGCGGAGGTCAGGCTGCAACTGCCATCCGCAGAAGTCCGTGCCATCATAGGCAAGCTTCAATTTCAACCTTTTAACCAACCTGTACCGCCTTTATTTCATAACCGGAGCAAAGCCTAATTACTCTCAAGAGGTATCTGGAGCCTTGTAAGGGCCTCTGAAAGAATCGCAGCTTTTTTAGGGTCAACTGAATTTAAAATATTTCCTGCGGTTTTGCCCCTCATGCCTGCCAGTATTTTGACAGCCAGTTTCATATCCAGAGTTTCAATTACCGCGGCGGCACTTTTAGCTTTCATGCTGGAATAAACTCCAACCAGATGCTTGATTTTCTGATCTTTAAGAACATTTGCATCTTCAATCATTTTCTTGAGACGCTTTTCAAGATCAGCAAGTTTGGCAAGTTTTTTATCAAGGCTCTGCTCAAGAGTCTTTAATGATCTCTCTTTGCGCGCAAGCTCATCTTCCTTGGCTTTAAGAGCCTTCCAGTCGTTGGCATTCATACCTTCGGGCGGCTTATCAGCTTTTTCAGCCGGTTTCTGCTGATCATTGGCCGCTGCCAGAGCAGCCTTGGGAGTGACAACTTCACGCACAATATTAGTATCTACGGCCATTTTTTTTACAACCGGAGTTTCAGACGTTTCAAGATCAACGCCGAGATAGCCTATGAGAGACAGCTTAAAAAGAGCCAGAAAAATAAGACAGATAAGGACCCTAGATATCTTTAGGTTTGAACCTAATTGTTGCCATCTCGTCGTACTCTTTCTGCTCTTTGAGATTTTCTTCTTCATAGTATTTCCCGGATTGATTTTCTTTGAGTTTCTCCAGCAGCTTACGGTCTTTTGACTTTTCAACTGCAATCATGCGTGCTTTTTGCAAATTAAGGGCCAATTGTTTAAGCCTGTTTTCGGCTGAATGCAGGTCCTGTTTCAGAGCATCGTCATACTGCCGCCAGAGCCAGAAATCCGCAGCAGATAAATTATCATACTCTTTGGATTGATGCGCGACAATCTTACTTTTTAAAGCTTCAACAACTTTCTCCTGCTCACTATGCAGCTTCTGCGCCTCTGCAAGAGCCTGTCTGGCCTGCTCTTCAGCCTGCTTTCTGAAATCCAGTATTTTCTCAAGCTTAAATTTAAAAGGCTTCGGCATTGCTGTAATCCTTAAAGATAAACGACTTCAACCCGAAAGTGCGGACAAAAATGCCAATGGGTTTTAGAAGATCTTCAGCACTTAATTATCAAAATATTGCGGGTGTTATCAAATCTATAAAAAAGGTCCGGTTGAAGCTAAGCTTAAAACCGGACCCTGCATATCAATAAATCAGAAAAAAAGTCTAATTTTCAACAAATTCAGACCGGATCACGCACTGTTTTCCCATGGCCTGCTTTACATATTCTTTAACCAGAATACCAATACGTTCTTCCCGATCGAAACCGTCAGCGTATTTGCCGCCTTTATAAACTTCAGGAAATTTATCCGACACTTCAGGATCATCAGAACACATTTCTTCCATGCCTTTGGAATAATTTTCCATTTTGGAATTTATCTCTTCATCGGTCATGGATTCAATCTGGTTCACTTTCCGGGCAAAAACCTGAGGTTCAGGCAGATTGTCAGACTCCATTATCCCCTTAAAGGCTTTTGCAAAACGCTGGCTTCCTTCAAAAATATGTTTCGGACGCACAACATTAAGCCCGGCCCATCCGGCTTTCAGCCATTTAAAAAGGAAAGTGGTTGTTTTTTCAGGATCGTTTTTATCCTGAATGTAAACATAAACAGAAGCTGAGGAATACATATAAGTATCCATCCAGCCTATTCCGCCCGCACTTAGACCGGGGATACCACTGTAAAAGTAATTCCACTGGTTATCATCAACCACAAGGCCTTTTCGGCCGACACCGGATTTGTCGATCTGTCTGGAGACTGAAAGAAAAACATCCCTGCCCTGATATTTCATCATGACCATAAGTCTTTCCAGATCGTATTTATAGTATCCGCCGCCGAATGAATCGGGGGTATTAACTTCGTATTCCCTGCCGCGCCAGACTTTAGGAGTATCGCAGGAATTCATATATTCCCACGGTTTAATTTTCTGGGTCATAAACTGGCTGTCAGGATACCATCCGCTGATACGAATGACGGAAGGATAAATCGCATAATTGGGAATATCCGGATTATATGCATATTCAAGGATATGTTTTAATCCGGTGTTTACTTCCATCCGCATTCCGGCACCGTTTGTAGATTTATAGCGCGGGAGGTTGATCATCTCGTCTGTGGACTTGGAATTATCCACATAGCCGATAACATTCTGAACTTTGGAGGGATCAAAATTACCGGATTTATCCACCACAAAATCAAGAAGATATTTGAGATCGTTAACAACCGGTTTTTCCAGATCTTCTTTTTTTTCTTTGTCCTTTTTGGTCCAGTCACAAAATCCTTTGACCGGATAGACAGAAACCATAAAAGCCGTAATTGATAAAGTTATAAGAGCCACACGGATAAAACCGGGCAGCAGGCCCGAAAAGAGCTTATTCTTCATAAAGTAACTTACCTGTTCATAAATATTTTTGTCTACACCCTGAAGTATTCTAGATATGTATTTTATAGAACATTGGCAAGTATTCCTGTTTTAACATTTAAACTTATCAATTATAGGCGATTTCAAATTTTTAGATGATTTTATTAATTAATATAACTATTGCTCCATACAGTTATAAACTGGGCATGCAATATTATTTAAATATAATTTTTCGCATAATTACTGGTTCTGACTTCAACCGGAGGCTCATGAACTATGCAGGAAGTATCACTAATTACTCTCGGGGGATTATTATCACCATGTTCCCAGCGCAACGAAATCATCCACAGACCAAGCTCACCAATAAAAAAATACGCCGGGAAATTTACTATTCTTGATGGCTTTCCACCCATGTTTCTGTCCTGACTCTGTGAATACTCGGCGTTCCAGCCGAAAGCCCGGCCCCGCCATGGCAGTCCGGCCTTATGAATTTTATTCGCCAGCTCTCTTACTTCATAAATATCTGGAATGACGGTTTCTATAATAGCATCGGGATGACGGATTCCGGCTGGAGGAACCAGAATCCAGTTACTCCATGTCCTATTCTTCATTTTCCAGCCGTCCTTTATCAGCAGGGCCGCACCTTCTCTTACATAATATATATTTTCATTAGGTGAAGCTTTGCTCACCTGAACGTGTAATTTAACTTTTTTCATGGAAACTTCATTAGCACTTCGCCTCAATCATAACCACTTTGCGTTCAATGAATCACCAATCTCTTACAAATGTACATGAAAGCGGGTCATAAAGATTCATGCACAAAATATTATTCTGTTTAAAAACTGTAGCAGCAGAATTATTTAGTATTTATTTTTTTACTTCGGATAGTTAGGAAGATAAATCCTATATTCATTCCAAATTATGCTAACCACCAGGGCATGTATCTCTGGTATCAGACAGGATATATTATCAGCGGGCAAAGCTTGGGTTGCTATAGAATAATTCTTGGATTAATTTCCAGCAACTGATCATGTCTCTCCGGTTACAATGTGGTTGTTTTATAAAATTATCTGTTAACGCAGTTATTGAGCAGCAATTGAATGCACTTTTCCAACCAACGTAATTTACTGATTATCATTCTGCTTCTGGTGCAATTGCTACCGGGATGTATTCCTGTTGATCATGCTGAAAATCAACTGGCTTCGCACGGAATATACAATATAGAGTCACCCTCTGATAAAATTAGGAGTTTAAATGGTGAATGGGAGTTCTATTGGAACAGGCTGCTGAAACCAGTTGACTTTCAATCCGGGAACCTCCCTAAAATGGACGGTTTTTTCAATCTTCCGGGATCGTGGAAAAATCATCACCTTGGTGACAAAAAGTTAAGCCGCACCGGACAGGCAACCTATAGACTCCACCTTGTTCCACAAAAATTATCAGGCCGGATGACCCTGCGGCTTTTCGATATCCACGAGGCTTATAAACTCTGGGTTGATGGAAGACTTGCCGCTCAAAGCGGAATACCCGGCACATCAGCAATATCCGAACACCCTTCAAGAACACTCAAGTTTGTTGAAATCCACTTCAAAGGAAAACCTATAGAACTGATCCTACAGGTTTCTAATCATAATTTCCGTAACGGCGGCATCACAGAACCCATAAAAATAGCTATGCCCGGTCCTCTTGAGGAAGAAGCTATAACCAGCTGGTGTTTCTCAATATTTTTTGCCGGGAGTCTGCTGATGATGGGCATCTATCATCTGGCTCTTTTTGTCTTGCGTAAAAATAACCGGGCTGCTCTTTATTTCTCCTTATACTGCTTTCTAGTGGTCGGATACTGCATCAATTCAAATACCTCCATGTGGGTATCCTCGCTTTTTCTTCCTGACATTGATCCGAACATACTGGAATTAATTTCCTTATCCTGCTTTGTCATCTGGGCTTCATTTATTTTTCGTTTCCTCAAAACTTTGTATCCGGATGAAATACATTCATTCCTGCTCTATTTTCTCGATCTCAGGATTCTGTTTTTTGTACTTTTACTCCTTTTTGCAGACCGCATAATACTCTCATGGTTTATCGCCTTCTGCCTGTTGCAGACTTTTTTATATGCGGTGTACTACTTTGCCAGACTTATTGTCTGCGTAAAGCGTAAACGTGTCGGTGCAAAAATTCTAATAGTCGGACTGGCAGGACAGTTGATAGCCGGTATTAATGATCCGCTGCTCCATGCCGGTATAATCAAATCGATTTATCTTGTTGAACCGGCAGTTTTCCTTTTTGCTTTGTCACAGTCACTGGTGCTGGCGAAACATTTTTCCAGTGCCTTCAGTTCCGTTGAGAAGCTTTCAAAAGAACTGGAAAATAAAAATACCATTCTTCAAAACGAAATCCACGAACGTAACCGCCTTGAAGCAAAACTGGTCAATACCAGTGAAGAAGAAAGGCGACAGTTAAGTTATGAACTACATGACAGTCTTTGTCAGCAGCTTACCGGCGCAAGGCTGAGAGCTTCGGCTTTAAGCCACACTAACCGTGAAAAATCTGACGGACCGGCATTGCTTGAGCTTGAAACAATCTTAAAAGAATCCACACAGGAAGCATACAAAATAGCCAGAGGTCTTTGCCCCGTTGAGCACACGGCATCAAATTTATCTCTTGAAAACCTTATTGCCACTTTAAGTGAGTCCACTAATATCAATGTTGAACTGAATAAAAATCTTGTATGTGAAGATTGCAGTTACCCGAATTTAATTCAATTTTATCGCATCGCACAGGAAGCTCTCGGCAATGCTTTAAGATACTCTAAGGCAGACCTGATTACAGTTGATCTTGAATGTTGCGGTGAGGGAAAGTTAGTGCTTACTGTAACTGATAATGGTATAGGACGTAAGGCTTCCACATCTCATGGAGGTGGTCTTGGCACTAATATTATGTCTCACAGAGCGGCTTTAATAAAAGCGACATTAAAAGTATATGATCCTTCTGACGGAGGAACATGCGTATCCTGTGAAGCACCGTGTAATATTTACCAACAGACAATTAAAAATAATGAATAATAACTCTTCAAACTTTCGCATACTTATTGTTGATGACCATCCGGCCATAAGAACGGGTATCAGTATCCTTCTAAAATCTCGAAATATTGATGTTGCGGCTGAAGCTGATAGCTGGACTGAAGCTCTGGCAATACTTGAGCAGGATCAATTTGATATTGTTCTGCTTGATTTGACTCTGAAGGACGGTAGCGGCCTAAACCTGTTACCTGAACTTGAGTCACGCAATATTTATGTTCTGGTCTACACCATGCATGAATCTTCCGACCTGATAAAAAAAGCACTCGATCAGGGAGCATTGGGCTATGTTTCCAAACAGGAAGAGACAGATATTTTGTTTGAGGCTATAGATATGGTT comes from the Maridesulfovibrio bastinii DSM 16055 genome and includes:
- a CDS encoding 7TM diverse intracellular signaling domain-containing protein, with protein sequence MHFSNQRNLLIIILLLVQLLPGCIPVDHAENQLASHGIYNIESPSDKIRSLNGEWEFYWNRLLKPVDFQSGNLPKMDGFFNLPGSWKNHHLGDKKLSRTGQATYRLHLVPQKLSGRMTLRLFDIHEAYKLWVDGRLAAQSGIPGTSAISEHPSRTLKFVEIHFKGKPIELILQVSNHNFRNGGITEPIKIAMPGPLEEEAITSWCFSIFFAGSLLMMGIYHLALFVLRKNNRAALYFSLYCFLVVGYCINSNTSMWVSSLFLPDIDPNILELISLSCFVIWASFIFRFLKTLYPDEIHSFLLYFLDLRILFFVLLLLFADRIILSWFIAFCLLQTFLYAVYYFARLIVCVKRKRVGAKILIVGLAGQLIAGINDPLLHAGIIKSIYLVEPAVFLFALSQSLVLAKHFSSAFSSVEKLSKELENKNTILQNEIHERNRLEAKLVNTSEEERRQLSYELHDSLCQQLTGARLRASALSHTNREKSDGPALLELETILKESTQEAYKIARGLCPVEHTASNLSLENLIATLSESTNINVELNKNLVCEDCSYPNLIQFYRIAQEALGNALRYSKADLITVDLECCGEGKLVLTVTDNGIGRKASTSHGGGLGTNIMSHRAALIKATLKVYDPSDGGTCVSCEAPCNIYQQTIKNNE
- a CDS encoding MotE family protein, with product MKKKISKSRKSTTRWQQLGSNLKISRVLICLIFLALFKLSLIGYLGVDLETSETPVVKKMAVDTNIVREVVTPKAALAAANDQQKPAEKADKPPEGMNANDWKALKAKEDELARKERSLKTLEQSLDKKLAKLADLEKRLKKMIEDANVLKDQKIKHLVGVYSSMKAKSAAAVIETLDMKLAVKILAGMRGKTAGNILNSVDPKKAAILSEALTRLQIPLESN
- a CDS encoding FapA family protein, encoding MAKRRSGESVSIEFALTDDRMAAYISAYEIKPGEEELLSVEIMKRELKKAGYDGELDLDAANFAIKRLKEGKSILNVALVRGEYPQEPENGRIFSQGNLKYPVVPGLVFGKLIPATKGRPGKTIDGEVITPKSDLKPTPLTITEASGCTLEKETGELSSRRYGLVKIKDNTIVVEPLIEVAPDYMSITAKFYGFDCFGSHIALRHIEHSLKELNIARPVQHVAGETALKKARETKKPQEAVIVKGTEPIPGKDGWFEYAGEDVNKVGTVLKGDRVDYRERGMHPMVKPGQIIGKIHPPVEGVAGEDVYGRLTPPPDGSQLKIIPDESVEMLEDGISYKAKATGVVDLKDGVLSVCDILVTKGDVDYSTGNIRLETGSVHVNGNIREGFTVEVPDHILVRQTIEDALVLAGRDIEVNGGIVMGGRGQVKCKGCITAHFAANAHIECAGDLSIKSELSNSKVRAKGMVFAISGKGVIQGGSIASYTGVEANEIGSDIGVKTVVSIISEPPDTKHLVEKREALRGSLLKINKSIGEEPDDIILAATAEDKKEMMQQVLLVRAQTKMKLKNIRRSLSAELNAYYNALEKRSIKVRRVAYPGLVIRIGGKSLQLEKPLNRVRFYFDATKKEIVAGDL
- a CDS encoding response regulator, which encodes MNNNSSNFRILIVDDHPAIRTGISILLKSRNIDVAAEADSWTEALAILEQDQFDIVLLDLTLKDGSGLNLLPELESRNIYVLVYTMHESSDLIKKALDQGALGYVSKQEETDILFEAIDMVAHGKRFLSPCAQRNLNINSGDQKPEETLSKREKQIFVYIGKGFGSTEIAEKLNLSRSTIETYCTRITHKLNLETRRELRKLAISSI
- the fliJ gene encoding flagellar export protein FliJ; the protein is MPKPFKFKLEKILDFRKQAEEQARQALAEAQKLHSEQEKVVEALKSKIVAHQSKEYDNLSAADFWLWRQYDDALKQDLHSAENRLKQLALNLQKARMIAVEKSKDRKLLEKLKENQSGKYYEEENLKEQKEYDEMATIRFKPKDI
- the truA gene encoding tRNA pseudouridine(38-40) synthase TruA is translated as MVKRLKLKLAYDGTDFCGWQLQPDLRTVQGELEKAVSRITGTPVRAHGSGRTDSGVHALAQTVHLDIPESRISIPWQRALNSILPDDISVLEADYVSSEFHSRFDALEKVYTYTLWTNRKYLIPQRRKYVWDCGFLDFEKVDQAAAFFLGEHDFAAFQNVGTPVKDTVRTLLEIKRTQGESSSEYILEFRGTGFLKQMVRNMVGCLVEIGRGKAEPDFVRYLIEGKDRTKAPATAPPQGLCLYDVVYREESCGSDNSGRNKARKDGSKHRL